In a genomic window of Pseudomonas sp. TH06:
- a CDS encoding alpha-L-glutamate ligase-like protein gives MFGFWKTWKALEARGIMGINRRNADYVLKYNKRSLYPIVDDKIITKERAIKAGIHVPELYGVISTEKEIDKLGEIIGGRSDFVIKPAQGAGGDGIIVVADRFEGRYRTVSGKIIAHEELEHHISSILTGLYSLGGHRDRALIEYRVTPDQIFKSISYEGVPDIRIIVLMGYPVMAMLRLPTRQSGGKANLHQGAIGVGVDLATGLTLRGTWLNNIITKHPDTTNAVDGVQLPYWDGFMKLAAGCYELCGLGYIGVDMVLDQEKGPLILELNARPGLNIQIANDCGLTLRTHAVEARLEELKARGVTESVEERVAFTQEMFGHIPAVEG, from the coding sequence ATGTTCGGTTTCTGGAAGACCTGGAAGGCCCTCGAGGCGCGGGGCATCATGGGCATCAACCGGCGTAACGCCGACTACGTGCTCAAGTACAACAAGCGCAGCCTGTACCCGATCGTCGATGACAAGATCATCACCAAGGAACGGGCGATCAAGGCCGGCATTCATGTGCCGGAATTGTATGGCGTGATTTCCACCGAGAAGGAAATCGACAAGCTCGGCGAGATCATCGGCGGACGCAGCGACTTCGTGATCAAACCGGCGCAAGGCGCCGGCGGTGACGGCATCATCGTCGTCGCCGACCGCTTCGAGGGCCGCTATCGCACGGTGTCGGGCAAGATCATTGCCCACGAAGAGCTTGAGCATCACATCTCGAGCATCCTCACCGGCTTGTATTCGCTGGGCGGCCACCGCGACCGCGCGCTGATCGAATACCGCGTAACCCCGGATCAGATCTTCAAGAGCATCAGCTACGAAGGCGTGCCGGACATCCGCATCATCGTGCTGATGGGCTACCCGGTGATGGCCATGTTGCGCTTGCCGACCCGTCAGTCCGGCGGCAAGGCCAACCTGCACCAGGGCGCCATTGGCGTCGGTGTCGATCTGGCGACTGGTTTGACCCTGCGCGGCACCTGGCTGAACAACATCATCACCAAACACCCCGACACCACCAACGCGGTGGACGGCGTGCAACTGCCCTATTGGGACGGTTTCATGAAACTCGCCGCCGGCTGTTACGAGCTGTGCGGGTTGGGGTATATCGGCGTGGACATGGTGCTCGATCAGGAAAAGGGTCCGCTGATTCTGGAGCTGAATGCGCGGCCGGGGCTGAATATTCAGATCGCCAATGACTGCGGGCTGACCTTGCGCACCCATGCCGTTGAAGCGCGGCTGGAAGAGTTGAAGGCGCGTGGGGTGACTGAGTCGGTTGAAGAGCGGGTGGCGTTTACTCAGGAAATGTTTGGGCATATTCCAGCGGTTGAGGGCTGA